ACgaaattgtatacaaaattaaccCCCTTTAAATTAAGGACCATTGTTTGATAAGCGCGAATGAATGATTCATTTGAATAAGGCTTAAACAAAGCCACGTTATGTAACCCGTGTGACTGtcattaatacttttattatttaaattttaatcgttgttttaaaatggGAAACgatttagaaaacaaaaaagcGGAGGGAATGAGAAAGCTTTTCcgttgtattttgttttagaaatatgAGGTACAACTTGGGATAGTACCTCAACGGTCAGAAACtgttttcacataaataatagtaaaaccgaataaaaaactgtttgaatacacataaaagtttttgaatgacTACCAGAAATAAGCACGTATATAGGCCATGATAATTCGACTAGCCATTTTTTGCTTACGCTTACGCCTCTTGAATAGAGTTAACACTTAATCACAAAGggtttttttagatatttcgATAAAAATTACTAGTTATTgactttatttctttgtttaaaagtataatgaatatattattcatatttttccaCTCACACATTCTATAACAAAGTAAATAGTACTGGCTTGGGACtataaaattgcaattttttgCTAAATATAGATTGGAGGGTTTACGTCttcattaacaaaatactgtgctcttaaattgtaatacatatttttggtCTTGAAGTGCAAACATCTTCTTATACTGTAGGCGTACGGTGTAACAAGCGGAccgtttaatttgaaattacctCATCTGTCTAATAACTGGCAGCGCTTTATGTTAGCAATCTGAGCTATGTGTCATAATAATTTCGTTCGAACTCAATTTCTTTGTTCttataccaaataaaaaatatataaataatttatattgtcacAAAGTTGaatgcatttaaaatttcataataatgaaaccatattaaaaattttaactcatTTTAAATCTCCCGCTGTATGATTCAATACAATCACatacaaattactttattggtaataataataattattattaattgaacaaTATCgtcttcaaaattttaaaaaatttataatatatatataaaaatcataaataatatttttattgacatacatgaaacttataatattttaaaggctttcatacaataataaagtaagCGATAGAACGTTAAAGCCGCCATGAAAGAATACATGcgtataaaacattatctaaGGCCCCGACGTAACCATTAATTCCGTAACGAGCTTTGTTCCCATGGCCCTAATTACTTGTGGTTTCTTTAACTACTTCAGGAATACATCTTTATTATTCTGCTTAAAGCAATTACAGTTTGCATTAAAACTAGTCCCTTCGCTCGTTTTCCTATCCGCACTCAAAGTATTCTTCAGCGTTAGATAAGTGCTATACTTTAATGGCAACCAGACTTACACTTTGACTAATCTACTTTGAATTCCTAAGTATTTTTCTAGAGAAAATgttcaattttcttttaaatttcaacaaaaacatttatcaaaTTGTTGAAGGATAGTGATCGATTTCCATTTATTTTCAGACGGTTTTAAATTCCGTAGAAGCCAGTTTTCTTGTACTCACCCTTGTAGTTTCGTGATGTCGTAAACATAAAAACCCTACTGTCATGTCTCCGGAGGGCACTGATGTACGACCCTCGACTCCTTTTAGCTTCGAGGCAAAAGTAAATCGTGTACGGACCCTGCTCGAACATTACtggctatattttaaattttgccttcaaacatttttgatcataattattttcaggctaggcttttaaaattttgccaattgatataaaatatttcttcatgactctgtttttttttgtctaccACAGGAAATTTGTGGAAAAAGATTGGTTGtgacatttgtattattttaaatatgctcAAATGTTTCACTTTGATATGGTTTTATAtcgatttatttaagatactttGTTTACCAAAACGATGCAAAGACCTGGCTGCAGTTAGTGTTTGTGGATCGTAGGTTGGCTTACTCAAAGTAGCACCTTCCTCTTATAGAAGATTGGAGTATCTAACTATGGCTTTATTTCGTGTGATGAGTAATACTAAGAGTATTTGCCGTAAGTCAAACTTATTTTACAATCCCTTTGTGTACAAACATGGTATATCTTAAGGGGTATTATCACCCATAATTCACACCCCATATAATACATGGGTATCGTTATAGGTCTCAGGAGACAATTACCATCAGCTTGCAATATTAGTTGATTgcaaagatataattaaaatgaaattattttatcaaattattttatctaatcatctttcatattaatactttGGATCTTACCAAACAAGATGTTGTCGAGTTGTCGTTCTttgatgaaactaatataaatcttCAGCTTTTCGACGCATAGCTCAAACAACACTAGTCATTGTTGGTCTCGCGGTCTGGATGATCTATCgcagtattatatttatctcagCGGGACAGGCGGTTTGCCGCAGCGTATCTGATAGACTCAATATACTATACCTGAGATTAGTTTTGGagatcatataaaatattaaggataGCCTAGACAAAGAAAAAAGTTAATCCCTggaagatatttaataaataaacctaCTATAAtgcttatttgtttataaaaaaaatattagtttttcaataaatccACAGTAGTAGATCCCATGAAAATGCTATATCTTGAGTAATAGACTCTCCGCTACGttgcaaattaataataaaactatatattacttgatttttaaaatatgtcattgACTCTTccatttaattctattatatttcgattatattaattttaagatatttattttagtggaTAAACTTCACagatacttaataaaataaaatgttttgttgctATTTGGTCTCGTtagcattaaatttattgtttaaagtgCCCTCTAGttggaattataaaaatcatctcAAATGTAAGTTTGCCgtttaatgaaaacatatttcaagaaaatattaacagatGGCGCTAAAGTAATCCAATTATTCTAAGTGAGGGAAGCGGAAAATTTTATCAGTGAGCAGATTCGATTTCACCTTAgcagtaaaagtaaaaagattttttttttgtgatatgcCACGTTGGAAAACCTTCACATACTGAAAcgatctatttaattaaactgctttaaattaatatttgtttctattttataccTATGGCATCGTGGAAACTATTATGTTAGGAATCACAAATTTTAGGTGACTCACTTTTTTGTATCATTTATTAATCCCGTCCCATGAGAAGGCTTCTGCCTGTGAAAACACTTCACTAAAGTTCTGCGTACCCATCGCCTCACAGCTGCTGTCTAATATCTAATATCCTATGTgcagcatttttatttttttgtataaactattattttttctccatatttcactttttataaacataataacttCGTATATACCCTTATAATTTGCtcttaaactaattaaaaactcaAAGTCAATCAAAAACGGATTCATTTCCTACCCATAATTTGTTACGAAGTTTAAGCACATGTTCTTTCCTGTTTATCtcttttacataattttgaaatatccaTTTGAATatgactttataaaaataaatttggttatattattaaatatccaaaatatattacaaacgcatactttttttatacatttttattatgggACATGTGACGAAATCAAGTACTACGACTAAATCCAATCTAATTCCGCAGAAGACATGTTAAAGTTCTCTATGGGAATatgcttataattttagttacgctcttttaaataaaacgataatttttttagttaaagatTCTGTTTATGTTTTAACATGCGTGTCTTTTTgatcagaaaaataaataaaaataaaagaaatatttattaaaatagtattatttatttacacatggtgtagaattaaatttatattcatataaaataataaaattaaaagatatcatcctatactttattttatatttatacttaaaatacaataaattgtaGCAAAAATGTGTTACATGTTATAtccttacaaaataaattcgtCATCACTATATAAATTCAGTAGGTTTCCctcaatacaaaattttcgaGGATAACattctgaaattatatttaaatatgtagtaTTTTCAGTCAAATGCATATAACGATGAGATGAAGCTCCACAGcgatatacatttatatagccAGTATGGAAatcttattacaaaatatttatgataagttGTTTTTAGTTATCTTTTGACCTTTTCACTGATTGTTCCATACTACGTAAATACCTGTTGATTGATTCAGACGTGCTTTGTAAAAGGCTTAATCCGAGTCTGTACTTAAAATCAACGACTCTTTTCAGAAAATCAAAGAAACCAAAGCCAGTACTTGAAGGTGGTGGATATGTAATCACTTCCGTGCCATAAAATGGTCGTGGTCTTCTTGTTGTTGTCATTGGTGGAAGCCATGGAGGCAAAGTTGATGTTGTTTCAGATTTAACTTCTGTTGTAGTCTCtgtgttcatatttttaaactgcgTTGTTAGATCTGATTTTGTATTCGTATTTTCAACCACATCAGGTTTAGTTGATGGAAAAACttcataaactttaaattcttTAGTTGTAGCATCTACTTCGTTGATCATTTCTGTCTCAGTAGATTTTTCCTTAGTATTATCTAACGGCAAAGTAGAAACACTTTCAATGATATCGTTCTTTAATGTACTTACTTCTTCTGTTTGTGAAAATTCCTTAGACGGATCTACTGTAACGGCATACACTGTAAAAACTTCTTTGTTTGTTGCAATATCTTCCTTGCTATTTAATAACTCTAATGGAGATACAGTCTTCATAGGAACTTCGAGGCCGTCATCAATTTCATTACTCATAAATATGTCATTGTCCTTATTTTGTCTAGCAGCCTTTAATATATCTTCAATGGAAGTTACAACATTTCGTTTACGTCTTAAACTCCTTCGCTTTCTATTAAAATGCCTTGGTCCATGTTCAGGAACAACAACTGGAGTCGCAGATTCTGTTAATTCTTTGGGCACATTACCAACGAcgaatttattatcaatagtTCCAGAATCTTCATTACTTTCCTCCTCATATCTATTGTCTTGGGAGTGCTCTGGCTCGTTATTAGATCCCAAGTACATAGAAGTAGGAGGATAAGTAATGGGACTGTTTGTAGTTTCGCTTTGATACTGAGTTTCATATGGATAAACAGGTTTGAAATCGGTGTCATCAGATGGCTTAACTCCATAAACTACAGAGGCGGATGCATCCTTCCCGTATGATGAAATTTCAGCTGTTTCCACTTGTGGTGCTGTGTACACATTCTCTACCACTGGATATTGGGAATAAGTTTGACCTTTATCGTATACTTTTTCAGTCTTATAAGCATGTCGAGTTTCGTATTGATatcgattataatttataggttCGTTATAAACAGCACCATGCGCAATGCCGGTTTTCTGTTGCGGGTAATGCACATTATGATTTTGGTCATACTTTGTTGCTACATGCCTGTACCTTAAATCTTGATCTTTTTTTGTAGGATATCTGTTTATGTAAGCTGTTTGACCTGCGTAAggatttattttctgttttgcATGAATAGGCATTCCAGCAAGAACGGTTCCAAGCATTTCTTCTTCCGGTTGGCCATTACCTTCATTACCATATTCTTCGGCattgtttctataaatatCATCTTTTTTATCAACTTCAATTGTTCGTCTAACTGGAGAAGCAAACGGATATAAGAAATAACTAGCAATACCTAGAATACTAGCTAAACCAATAACACCAACTCCGACCGACGGCATTACTTCTCTTGAAAAATAGTTGTAAATTTGTGTTGTAAAAGGTCCTGTTGCTTGTGGGTTTggtttctttgaatttttatttattttatttgtcgaTTTAGTTTTATTGGCAACTTTCGTAGaagtttttaattctgttgTTACAGCGGTAGTCGATTCAGCTGGTTTAGTTGTTTTACGTTTCTTAGTCTTAGTCTTTTTCCTAGTAGATGAACGTTTTGGTTTTTTAGTTGTTGTCGCAGGCGTACTTATTTCTAATTCAATTTCTTGCTCTTTCGCTTCCATTGGCAACATTGCTGATGGACTGAAGACTGGAGTAGCAGCGGTTGTTGAGGATGTTAATggtttttgcttatttttagtatttttcttGGTTGTTTTTGTAGACGCCTTCGCTACTGTTGTTGCTTTTGTAGTAGATTCTTCACTTATCTGTTCTGAAGTTGTACTACTAATCGTAGTCTTTTTTGAAggaccatttttatttttctgcaCATTTGACAATACAGTatcctttattttattgtaaacattttcGTTTATTGCGGAGCCACTGGCTATTAAATCAGATTTATTAGTACTTCCAATGATAGGTCGCTTAGGTGCTGGAACTTTATTTTGgggtttcttatttttattttttggtggAGACGGcttttgtttcttttgtaATTCGGTACCTTTAGTTGGCTCGGTAGAGAGAGACGAGTCCTTATTGTTGGGATTGCTTAGTAAAATCCAAGTCGATAAACCTTCACTTGTAGTTGCTGTTTCACTAGAAACGTCTTTCTTTTCTAATTCTAGTTCTTCCATAGTCACAGGTACGGCAACACCAGCGTGGgagttttcaatatattcgTCTGTATCATCATCAcgtctgtttttaattttttgtttatgcgCAATTTGTGTCTTTAATTTTGGCGGTATTCTTGTATCGGAGACAACAGGCAAAGCGTCAGTACTATTGTGCTCATCAAGTTGCAACAACTGTGTTGCTACTTTCTTTATTGATTCTCCAATCACTGGTGTCTTAGTTTTTACATCTCTCGAGTTATTTAAAGTTGGTGGCACTTCATTGTTATTCTTGCTGCTTTTATTCTCATTTGATGctctgaaaattaaaataaataaaatataaaatttggtaccagaaaaataatagttgaattatattaaaactatatacataaatgagtttataaaatatacaataaaataaaaatgaaactaaacaaaataatattaagatttattgaaaataatttcagacATAGCgtaaatttaagtaaacattAGAAGGTAACGAAATTATCAGCAGAATATAACCACTTATAAGcagttacattaaataaataaataaatacaaaaaaaaacacaatcttttaatcaatttctgt
The window above is part of the Danaus plexippus chromosome 7, MEX_DaPlex, whole genome shotgun sequence genome. Proteins encoded here:
- the LOC116770857 gene encoding uncharacterized protein LOC116770857; translated protein: MIPKPTSSEEIQLHSNNFQVMGSNPYAYVTRPNYIFTTPTPTPEITNVGYPQPWPNKRPSRPNRPTKPKNPYNSIMNFSPFPDNNFDVTTFPPTSAYTDRIVIRPEEYNGSSDDCPTIFLTLNNTFQGQGKEACPDLNIAVNTNVVNKNVVIESEEDTDTTLTDVFGLPIEESGSEEDVPDYEGSQENDDDVSDNASDEDLELSSYNAANSVYDTQSSESSNIVSSNSPITSVSKPGRPGADDDVFSLTSFIDFFRPAISAFNWLAAINPFSFTAVSFLLTPLILLFAGISSIFAPFALSAREAPHIHIYSPEWQLNKNYRDWQFNSHPSKNEWDQPRKYRDLFKPGFQSAWLVKIQDIFKRITNKLKQNYKDVNNVHRNKRTKRETWTIRVKYKSKGASNENKSSKNNNEVPPTLNNSRDVKTKTPVIGESIKKVATQLLQLDEHNSTDALPVVSDTRIPPKLKTQIAHKQKIKNRRDDDTDEYIENSHAGVAVPVTMEELELEKKDVSSETATTSEGLSTWILLSNPNNKDSSLSTEPTKGTELQKKQKPSPPKNKNKKPQNKVPAPKRPIIGSTNKSDLIASGSAINENVYNKIKDTVLSNVQKNKNGPSKKTTISSTTSEQISEESTTKATTVAKASTKTTKKNTKNKQKPLTSSTTAATPVFSPSAMLPMEAKEQEIELEISTPATTTKKPKRSSTRKKTKTKKRKTTKPAESTTAVTTELKTSTKVANKTKSTNKINKNSKKPNPQATGPFTTQIYNYFSREVMPSVGVGVIGLASILGIASYFLYPFASPVRRTIEVDKKDDIYRNNAEEYGNEGNGQPEEEMLGTVLAGMPIHAKQKINPYAGQTAYINRYPTKKDQDLRYRHVATKYDQNHNVHYPQQKTGIAHGAVYNEPINYNRYQYETRHAYKTEKVYDKGQTYSQYPVVENVYTAPQVETAEISSYGKDASASVVYGVKPSDDTDFKPVYPYETQYQSETTNSPITYPPTSMYLGSNNEPEHSQDNRYEEESNEDSGTIDNKFVVGNVPKELTESATPVVVPEHGPRHFNRKRRSLRRKRNVVTSIEDILKAARQNKDNDIFMSNEIDDGLEVPMKTVSPLELLNSKEDIATNKEVFTVYAVTVDPSKEFSQTEEVSTLKNDIIESVSTLPLDNTKEKSTETEMINEVDATTKEFKVYEVFPSTKPDVVENTNTKSDLTTQFKNMNTETTTEVKSETTSTLPPWLPPMTTTRRPRPFYGTEVITYPPPSSTGFGFFDFLKRVVDFKYRLGLSLLQSTSESINRYLRSMEQSVKRSKDN